The Bufo gargarizans isolate SCDJY-AF-19 unplaced genomic scaffold, ASM1485885v1 fragScaff_scaffold_100_pilon, whole genome shotgun sequence sequence TAGGTATCAGCGATGTATGGTCTTGTGGTCAGTGCTTGGGTCAGGTACTTATAGGTATCAGCGATGTATGGTCTCGTGGTCAGTGGTTGGGTCAGGTACTTATAGGTATCAGCGATGTATGGTCTTGTGGTCAGTGCTTGGGTCAGGTACTTATAGGTATCAGCGATGTATGGTCTCGTGGTCAGTGCTTGGGTCAGGTACTTATAGGTATCAGCGATGTATGGTCTCGTGGTCAGTGCTTTGGTCAGGTACTTATAGGTATCAGCGATGTATGGTCTCGTGGTCAGTGCTTGGGTCAGGTACTTATAGGTATCAGCGATGTATGGTCTCGTGGTCAGTGCTTGGGTCAGGTACTTATAGGTATCAGCGATGTACGGTTTCGTGGTCAGTGCTTGGGTCAAGGTACTTATAGGTATCAGCGATGTATGGTCCTCGTGGTCAGTGCTTGGGTCAGGTACTTATAGGTATCAGCGATGTATGGTCTCGTGGTCAGTGCTTGGGTCAGGTACTTGTAGGTATCAGTGATTGTACAGTTTGTGGTCAGTGCTCAGTTGGATTATATCCTCTGCGGTCAGAtttcatctgctgcagtcagttACATTGTATTTGCTGTGGTCTGTTACTTACAGGTACAAATACACGGCTACCTCCCTTCCTCATCACACCTCCACCTATGCCAATTCTTCATGCATCACACCTCCACCTTCCTACGACTTACCATCTCCCC is a genomic window containing:
- the LOC122922273 gene encoding uncharacterized protein LOC122922273; the protein is MYVWSRGQWLGQVLIGISDVWSCDQWLGQVLIGISDVWSRGQCLGQVLIGISDVWSRGQCLGQVLIGISDVWSCGQCLGQVLIGISDVWSRGQWLGQVLIGISDVWSCGQCLGQVLIGISDVWSRGQCLGQVLIGISDVWSRGQCFGQVLIGISDVWSRGQCLGQVLIGISDVWSRGQCLGQVLVGISDCTVCGQCSVGLYPLRSDFICCSQLHCICCGLLLTGTNTRLPPFLITPPPMPILHASHLHLPTTYHLPILSQLPTPSYLHHPYTIIPSPPLHHHTFTTPTPSYLHHPYTIIPSPPPYTIIPSPPPPTPHTFTTPLYHHTFTTPLHHHTFTTPLHHHTFTTPPTPSYLHHPPTSSYLHHPPTSS